From the genome of Phytohabitans rumicis, one region includes:
- a CDS encoding DUF4097 family beta strand repeat-containing protein yields MVPRKLLVVIGAVGALALVGCEEVGQSRLDYSDTENVAIKEILIDPGSGNVTVRTSDTDKVDIKRVVRYRGEEGEPNAQYHLNGTVLQIGTECGRGCSIDYEIVAPKGVAVRGENGSGDISLNGVSTVDLQLGSGHIGVVGASGSVKVHTGSGDVTVADVAGDLDARTGSGGIEARGVGGTSSTLRTGSGDVTLELTKAGGVRTHTGSGNVDITVPAGSYRVDARTGSGEKMLGVPNSPTGTYLLDLETGSGDITLREV; encoded by the coding sequence ATGGTTCCCCGGAAGTTGCTGGTCGTGATCGGCGCGGTCGGCGCCCTGGCATTGGTCGGCTGCGAGGAGGTCGGCCAGAGCCGGCTCGACTACTCCGACACCGAAAACGTCGCCATCAAGGAGATCCTCATCGATCCAGGCTCCGGCAACGTCACGGTGCGCACCAGCGACACCGACAAGGTCGACATCAAGCGGGTCGTCCGCTACCGGGGCGAGGAGGGCGAGCCGAACGCGCAGTACCACCTCAACGGGACCGTGCTGCAGATCGGCACCGAGTGCGGCCGCGGCTGCTCGATCGACTACGAGATCGTGGCGCCCAAGGGGGTGGCCGTCCGCGGCGAAAACGGCTCCGGCGACATCTCGCTCAACGGGGTGTCCACGGTGGACCTCCAGCTGGGTTCGGGACACATCGGCGTCGTCGGTGCGTCCGGATCCGTGAAGGTGCACACCGGCTCGGGCGACGTGACGGTCGCGGACGTCGCCGGCGACCTGGACGCGCGGACCGGCTCGGGCGGCATCGAGGCGCGCGGGGTGGGCGGCACGTCCAGCACCCTGCGCACCGGATCCGGCGACGTGACGCTCGAACTGACGAAGGCGGGCGGCGTCCGTACGCACACCGGCAGCGGCAACGTGGACATCACGGTGCCGGCCGGCTCGTACCGGGTGGACGCGCGCACCGGCTCGGGCGAGAAGATGCTCGGCGTGCCCAACTCGCCGACCGGCACCTACCTGCTCGACCTGGAAACGGGCAGCGGCGACATCACCCTCCGCGAAGTCTGA